The following proteins are co-located in the Acipenser ruthenus chromosome 35, fAciRut3.2 maternal haplotype, whole genome shotgun sequence genome:
- the LOC131705350 gene encoding uncharacterized protein LOC131705350, giving the protein MMPCCLRFGITLLLAVLVTEVWTQNPPLGSVRTECQGSVMMMMLEKSFVGKYFRINVIDNKGALLSLSPRLAAQCGYSLTVDFLGNAKFLASVLSCFAQNTNDETYKLTVQISVFSNSAMTSASSYVQSMTCRYSPWVEREILCERNYMEVSVRRGVPLIEPNFVQDDPDWSLAYPEATAADNSIWKIVFHLPANRKTTMTVAQAMTNGYGINTTPTRILVRAAYNSTESQPRVIQTVPMAVLRSTTFYKQRWMVMMVDTAVTCPTDGTAFTEQMITWNVPRVLPPLVPTPQITTLDVQMGVDGRKLDPATIHNRDYKLDVGPQLITVKIPVGADGGYYKSHVLDNTYVISYSIEPMLEHTWQDGPEKTKYTVLHPITTPFMPRPPVVTNNTVPKARVFNVTLGTFLPDVELVKIIVGSETLTVPEANLKGYNVQEHVFPNGSKTYTLQVPFEDPNVKQKVTPPDTRTYILPLTYLLNIVPENTPFTHPAVVEAILKDIILPTVTGYCDGAAFYTMVTYGNMGRNWVPFVGSRELGGSLLALYKYNANATNFWMTVPYNSVDATYEVISSSGIRSRLDLTLKDVGTMVVVADFSLSCSFPTKMIDCFTNGTMAALAVKVESVPSLSPSQLTLRDPSCRPLQSDAINAVFYFNVNSCGTTRRFDNNLLTYENEVLFTSYRLRVACHYLVNDTKVVQFLYQNNPAPVVQPGLGDLAVIMWLALDSAYNDFYGARDYPVVKYLRRPLYFEVELLYSRDPQAELFLENCWATYSADRNSSPKWDVVVDSCENSADEYLTIFHPVSSNARVLFPSHLKRFEVKMFSFTSGRDALKGQIYFHCGVVICDSNRPSDSLCSRRCIPGKQRLGRSAEGMDGGAVKAFVSSGPIELKRDGSLHFMPRSGQFNVWSLLGAAMGVCSVVVFVAGVVYFWKMPKSVY; this is encoded by the exons atgatgccgtgttgtcttagatttgg aataacattgctgttagcagtgttagtcactgaagtttggacgcagaacccccctctag gctcggtgaggacagaatgtcaagggagtgttatgatgatgatgttggagaagtcttttgttggaaagtattttcgtatcaatgtgattg acaataagggggcgcttctgtccctctctccaagactggctgcacagtgtggatatagcttaactgttgacttcttgggaaatgccaagttccttgcttctgtgctgagctgctttgctcagaacaca aatgatgagacctacaagctgacggtacaaatcagtgtcttctcaaacagtgctatgacttcagcttcctcctatgttcagagcatgacatgccgctattctccatgggtggagagggagattctgtgtgagagaaactacatggag gtttctgtgagaagaggtgtgccacttattgagccaaactttgttcaagatgatcctgattggtcccttgcataccctgag gcaactgctgctgacaacagcatctggaaaattgtgttccatctcccagcaaatagaaagacaaccatgactgttgctcaggccatgacaaatggctatggcataaacactacaccaactcgaattctggttagagctgcatacaactccacagaaagccagcctcgggtg atccaaactgtaccaatggctgtgctaaggtcaaccaccttttataagcaaagatggatggtcatgatggtggacactgcagttacatgtcctactg atggaacagccttcacagaacagatgattacatggaatgttcctCGTGTTCTGCCTCCTCTTGTTCcaacaccacaaattactacccttgatgttcaaatgggagttgatggccgcaagcttgaccctgcaacgattcataatagagattataaactggatgtcggtccccagctaatcactgtaaaaattcctgtgggagctgatggtggatattacaag agccatgtattggacaacacctatgtgatctcttactctattgaaccaatgctggagcatacctggcaagatgggcctgagaagaccaagtacacagtacttcatccaataaccactcctttcatgcctcggccaccagttgtcacaaaca acactgttcctaaagccagagtgttcaatgtgaccctggggacattcctgcctgatgtggagctggtcaaaattatagttggatCGGAGACattaactgtgccagaagccaacctaaaaggttataatgtccaggagcatgtctttcccaatggatccaagacctacactctccaggtgccatttgaggaccccaatgtgaagcaaaag gtaactcctccagacaccagaacctacattctgcccctgacctacttgctgaatatagtgccagagaatacaccctttactcatcctgctgtagttgaagccattctcaaagacatca ttctacctacagtaactggctactgtgatggtgctgcattctataccatggtaacatatggcaacatgggtcgcaactgggttccttttgtgggctcaagagaacttggtggaagtctgcttgccctgtacaagtataatgccaacgctaccaatttctggatgactgtgccatacaattcagttgatgccacatatgaa gtgatcagttcttcgggcatcagaagcaggcttgacttgaccttgaaggatgttggcaccatggttgtggtggctgacttttctctgtcctgcagtttccctacaaagatgattg attgcttcaccaatggaactatggcagctctcgctgtgaaagtggaatctgtccccagcttgtctccaagtcaactaactctaagggatccgagttgccggcctcttcagtctgatgctatcaatgcggttttctacttcaatgtcaactcctgtggaacaactagaagg tttgacaacaacctcctgacttatgagaatgaagtgctgttcacatcttaccg gttgagagttgcctgtcactatctggtcaatgacaccaaggtagtgcagttcttgtaccagaataatcctgcacctgtagtccagcctggcttgggggaccttgcagtcatcatgtggcttgcattgg attcagCCTACAACGACTTCTATGGAGCtcgggattaccctgttgtgaagtacttgcgtagacccttgtattttgaggtagagctcctgtacagcagggatccacaggctgaattgtttttggagaactgctgggcaacctattctgctgacaggaatagctctccaaagtgggatgttgttgtggacag ctgtgagaactctgcagatgagtacttgaccatctttcacccagtctccagcaatgcaagagtgctgttcccttcccatctgaagaggtttgaagtgaaaatgttttccttcacaagcggccgggatgcactgaaaggacag atttacttccactgcggtgttgtgatatgtgattcaaaccggccatcagacagcctctgtagcagacggtgcattccagggaaacagaggcttg gtcgcagtgctgaagggatggatggtggtgcagtaaaggcatttgtgtcttctggtccaattgagctgaagagagatggatcccttcactttatgcctagaagcg gccaattcaatgtgtggtcccttctgggagctgcaatgggtgtgtgttcagtggttgtctttgtagctggagttgtatatttttggaaaatgcccaaaagtgtgtattga
- the LOC131705226 gene encoding reticulon-4 receptor-like 2, with product SVSVWLLLWLAVCSPSPAYSCPRLCVCYPSPMTVSCQSQNFSAVPAGIPYDSQRVFLQNNRITELRAQSFGFQTQVLWLYSNNISTIKPDSFSDMRDLEELDLGDNPSLRTLHPDSFRGLDKLQSLHIYRCQLGTLPGNIFKKLYSLQFLYLQDNLLQHIQDNLFSDLVNLTHLFLHGNRIRVLSENVFRGLVNLDRLFLHENRVRQVNRKAFRDLGHLTTLFLFNNALTDLPASALSDLSSLQFLRLNGNPWSCSCQARPLWEWFRQVWISSSELLCAGPEERKGLDLRFLREIDFAPCPMMPYYPRARVTYTFSTRTRWWFPKSGKASRGNSDKSKGLDGKKGQQQDNSYISPDKSQTKSYEAESTLTKVKEQDYWEKYENEDSTIRCYKLDCLKEANGKSRGVCPDASLFLLSLSLTLTLSLSLTLHFLFPETM from the exons tcggtgtctgtctggctgttgctctggctggcagtctgctcccctagccctgcctattcctgccccaggctgtgtgtctgttaccCCTCCCCGATGACggtcagctgccagtctcagaacTTCTCAGCGGTGCCGGCTGGCATTCCCTACGACAGCCAGAGAGTGTTCCTCCAAAACAACCGCATCACAGAGCTGCGGGCGCAGTCCTTCGGCTTCCAGACACAG gTCCTGTGGCTCTACTCCAACAACATCAGCACCATCAAACCCGATTCCTTCAGCGACATGCGAGATCTGGAGGAGCTGGACCTGGGGGATAACCCCTCCCTGCGCACCCTCCATCCTGACTCCTTCCGGGGGCTGGACaagctgcagagcctgcacatataccgctgccagctggggaccctgcccggaaacatcttcaaaaaactctacagcctgcagttcctttacctgcaggacaacctgctgcaacacatccag gaCAATCTCTTCTCAGACCTGGTGAATCTCACTCACCTCTTCCTCCACGGCAACCGAATCCGAGTCCTGTCCGAAAATGTCTTCAGAGGGCTGGTCAACCTGGACAGGCTCTTCCTCCACGAGAACCGAGTGCGACAGGTCAACCGCAAAGCCTTCAGGGACCTGGGTCACCTCACCACCCTCTTCCTCTTCAACAACGCCCTAACAGACCTCCCTGCTTCGGCCCTCTCCGATCTCTCGTCCCTGCAGTTCCTCAGACTCAACGGAAACCCCTGGAGCTGCTCCTGCCAGGCCCGCCCTCTCTGGGAATGGTTCCGTCAGGTCTGGATCTCCAGCTCCGAGCTCCTCTGCGCCGGTCCCGAGGAGAGGAAAGGTCTAGATTTGAGGTTCTTGAGAGAAATCGATTTCGCTCCCTGCCCCATGATGCCTTACTATCCGAGAGCCCGCGTCACTTACACCTTCAGCACCAGAACGAGATGGTGGTTCCCCAAATCGGGCAAGGCAAGCAGGGGGAATTCGGACAAATCTAAAGGCTTGGATGGAAAGAAAGGACAACAGCAAGACAACAGTTACATCAGTCCagataaaagtcaaaccaaaAGTTACGAAGCTGAGTCCACATTGACGAAAGTTAAAGAGCAAGACTACTGGGAGAAATATGAAAACGAAGACTCCACTATTCGTTGTTACAAGTTGGATTGTTTGAAAGAAGCAAACGGGAAATCCAGAGGCGTTTGTCCAGACGcgtccctctttctcctctctctctccctcactctcaccctctccctctctctcacccttcactttctttttcctgaaaccatgtga